One window from the genome of Ictidomys tridecemlineatus isolate mIctTri1 chromosome 12, mIctTri1.hap1, whole genome shotgun sequence encodes:
- the LOC144369243 gene encoding uncharacterized protein LOC144369243 — translation MRFDPLFPEKFHTEDENDENTEEPFRVQSLEPYRQDQLRNELLPVIFGRNLHFSGNMGLISWDSIPTHQVLDLLFPSASPSFLGTWVNLYSEASHQPPGFLSLQQLLSMWLLLGGLNLEHHAHHLLAAIEDGKSSQAKPESQADCATSSVPVTAPQPTPEPEPSPREGAEPESRTSGVSTRSSPRPQYNKRMRGRCLIHVYLEKERTTQYRSILVTCQDRAPVIIRRALDAHLLQQEDPENYELLQILSNHQSKWNHQRVGSSESQWAHDNWEPEHSVH, via the exons atgagatttgatcccctttttcctgaaaagttccacacggag gatgaaaatgatgagaacacggaggagcccttcagggtacagagccttgaaccttacaggcaggaccagcttaggaatgagctcctgcctgtcatttttgggaggaacctacatttcagcggcaacatggggttaatctcctgggattccatccccacccatcaggtgctggatctcttgttcccaag tgcctcaccttccttcctggggacctgggtgaacctctactccgaggcttcccatcagcctccaggctttctgagtctgcagcagctgctatccatgtggctcctgctgggaggcttgaacctggaacaccacgcacaccacctcctggccgcaattgaagatggcaaatcaagccaggcaaagcctgagagccaggcggactgtg ctacaagctcagttcctgtcacggctcctcagccaaccccagagccagagccttctcccagggaaggggcagagccggagtccaggacatcaggggtctctactcggtcctccccaaggccccaatataacaagcggatgagaggcaggtgcctcattcacgtctacctggaaaaggaaaggacaacacagtataggagcatcctg gtgacctgccaggacagggctccagtcatcatccgcagggccttagatgcacacttgctccagcaggaggacccagaaaactacgagcttctgcaaattctctcgaaccatcagagtaagtggaaccatcagagggtagggagcagtgagtcacagtgggctcacgataactgggagccagaacacagtgtgcattga